The DNA sequence GGTCGTAGCGCAGGACCAGAGACAGGCTACCAGGAGCCTCCGCAGCCCGTTAGTTACCTGTTACGGATGAACAGCGTGGCATAAAGTCCGCTTCAGGCGGCAGCGCGAGCAAACTTCAAGTAATCGAGACAAGCCTGGGAGGGCTTAGCATGGAGATGTTATCAGGCGCGGAAATGGTAGTACGAGCGCTCGAAGACGAAGGGATAGAGCATATTTTCGGATATCCTGGCGGGTCTGTGCTCGATATTTATGATGCCCTTTTCGAGAATAGCAAGATCGAGCATATTCTGGTTCGTCATGAGCAGGCAGCGGTTCATATGGCGGACGGTTATGCACGTGCAACCGGTAAAGTCGGAGCGGTGCTGGTGACTTCTGGTCCGGGAGCGACCAACTGTATCACTGGTATTGCAACTGCTTATATGGATTCAGTCCCGTTAGTGGTTCTGTCCGGTCAGGTCGCAACCAGCCTGATTGGTAATGATGCGTTTCAGGAAACCGACATGATCGGGATTTCCCGTCCGGTGGTGAAACACAGCTTCCTGTGTAAAGAGGCAGCTGATATTCCTCAGGCGATCAAGAAAGCATTTTATATTGCGTCAACCGGCCGTCCGGGCCCGGTGGTCGTCGATCTGCCGAAAGATGTGCAGAATCCGGCTATCAAAGTACCGTATGTCTATCCGGAATCTGTCAGCTTACGTTCATACAACCCGACAAAATCCGGCCATAAAGGTCAGATCAAGCGTGCAGCCAAATTACTGGCTGATGCACGCAAACCGGTGATGTATATCGGTGGTGGCGCCATTGCCGCCAATGCCAGCGACCAGTTGATGCGTATTGCCGAACTGTTCAGTTTGCCGGTAACTTCAACACTGATGGGATTGGGCGCATTCCCATGTTCACATCATCAGTTTATCGGCATGCTGGGTATGCACGGTACTTTTGAATCGAACAATGCGATGCATCATTCCGATTTGATCCTGGCGGTAGGTGCACGTTTTGACGATCGTGTGACCAACAATATCGCCAAGTTCTGCCCGGATGCCAAAATCATCCACATTGATATCGATCCAACTTCGATCGCCAAAATCATACCGGTTGATGTGCCGATTGTCGGTGCAGTTGATACCGTGCTGGAGCAGATGCTGGATGCTATTAATGAGATGGAGCTGGATACCGATAATGACGGTCTGGCTGATTGGTGGGAACAGATTGACGGCTGGCGTGCCCAGCGTTGCCTGAGCTACAAGACAGAAACTGCAGTGATCAAGCCGCAACAAGTGATTGAAGCGTTGTATAAAGTCACTGACGGTAATGCGATTGTGGCGTCAGACGTAGGTCAGCACCAGATGTTCGCGGCACTGTATTATCCGTTTAACCGTCCGCGTCAGTGGATCAATTCGGGTGGCCTCGGCACTATGGGCTTTGGCTTCCCGGCGGCTATCGGTGCCAAGCTGGCATATCCGGATCAGGTCGTCTGCTGTGTGACCGGTGACGGTTCCATTCAGATGAATATCCAGGAACTGTCGACCTGTCTGCAATACGGTATTCCGGTCAAGATCATTGCACTGAACAACCGTTCGCTGGGTATGGTGAAACAGTGGCAGAAAATGTTCTATGGTGGTCGTCAAAGCCATTCGTACATGGACTCGCTGCCTGATTTTGTCAAACTGGCTGAGTCATATGGTCACGTGGGTATCCGCGTTGATCATCCGGATGATCTGGAAGGAGCACTGGAACAGTGTTTCGCACTGAAAGATCGCCTGGTGTTTATGGATATCGCGGTTGATCCGGATGAGCATGTTTATCCGATGCAGATCAAATTCGGTGCGATGAACGAAATGTGGCTGAGTAAAACGGAGCGTACCTGATGCGACATATTATTTCTGTCCTGCTGGAAAACGAAGCCGGTGCTCTGAGTCGTGTCGTCGGTCTGTTTTCGCAGCGTGCTTATAACATTGAGTCATTGACGGTAGCGCCTACCGAAGATGCCACTTTGTCCCGTATGACGATTGTTACCAGCGGTGAAATTCAGATCATTGAACAGATCACCAAGCAATTGCACAAACTGGTCGATGTACTGAAGGTTTGCGACATCACTGAAGGCGCGCATGTCGAGCGTGAAGTGATGCTGGTCAAGACCCGCTGTGCCGGTGGTTCCCGTGATGAAGTAATGCGGATGGCTGAGATTTATCGCGGCCAGATCGTGGATGTCACCCCGGAACTGTATACCGTTCAGCTGGTCGGCAGCAGTGATAAGCTGGATGCGTTCCTGCATACGCTGGCGCAGGTGACTGACATTGTCGAAGTCGTGCGTAGCGGCGTCTGCGGTATCGCCCGCGGTGATCGTTCGCTGCATGCCTGATTGATTGGTAAAACGATATAAAAGCGGCCTCATATCGAGGCCGTTTTCTTTTGGCGATTTGTTCATCACTTAGTCTGACTATGTCTTAATTACTATTGACAGCGTTGCCGGCTATCCCTATGATTCGTGTCGCTTCCAGTACATGGATGCATCCAGCATTGTGGGGTTATAGCTCAGCTGGGAGAGCGCTTGCATGGCATGCAAGAGGTCCGCGGTTCGATCCCGCGTAGCTCCACCAAATTCTGATTTCAGATCAGATAAAATACCGAATATCGGGGTTATAGCTCAGCTGGGAGAGCGCTTGCATGGCATGCAAGAGGTCCGCGGTTCGATCCCGCGTAGCTCCACCAAATAAAAAGGCCCGTCTCAATGAGACGGGCCTTTTTACTGTCTGCGGTTTAATAAAACGGCTCTGTTCAGAGCAGAATAACGGCTAATCGTCTTTGCCGAGATGAAAGGTTGGCAGAGAGAGATGCAGAAAAATCGCCGGTACCCGCACACACAGCAGACTGAGCATGCTGACAAACATCGACGCAACATGACCCAGACCTACATCAAGTAATATCACATAGATGGAACCGCTCAGAAGGCAGGCGGTGACATAGACCTCTTTGCGCAGCACCATCGGAATTTCTCCGGCCAGAATATCGCGAACCACACCACCGGCGACGCCGGTAATACAACCCATAATCACGGCAATGATGCCAGAAGTGCCATAGCTCAGCGCTTTTTGCGCACCGATCACGACGAACAGGGCCAGCCCGACGGCATCCAGCAGCGGTAACAGGTACCAGGGGAAGCGGTGCTGAACACGGGCAATCCCCATACCGGCAACGGCAGTCAGCGCGATGGTCAGCAGATAGTGCGAGTCCTTGATCCAGAACACCGGCGTGGCGCCGATTAATAAATCACGGATCGTACCGCCGCCGATGGAAGTGACCGCAGCTAATACTAATACACCGATAATATCCATTTTCAGCCGGCCGGCGACCAGTACACCGGAAAAAGCAAAAACAACTGTTCCTAACAGGTCGATAAAATAGATCAGATTATCAATAAACAAAGGCTGCATGATGCTCTCAGCTGACAATGATTTAAGGGCTGCGATTGTAAATAGTATGTTAATACTACTCAATTAACCGGCGATGTTATTTCCGAATTTTTTACTACAGCGTCTATTTTGCCGCACATCTGTTCGATACCCAGTAATACCCGTGGTGATAAACGGTGCAACCAGTCGGCTTTCAGCAGGTACAAATGTTTTTGTTTTACCGCAGCAAGTTGCGGCCACTTCAGCCAGTGCTGCAGATCACTGCCATGCTGGGTAGCAAAGATAACTTGTGGGTCTGCCGCTAATACGGCTTCTTCACTGAGTTGCGGATAGGGGGCCTTGCTGTCAGCAAAAGGATTCTCAGCACCACACATGGTCATGATTTCCTGAATATAGGAGCCGTTCGCAACGGTGGTCAGCGGCGGATACCAGAGCTGATAAAATGCTTTTATTCTGGGATGCTGCTGGCTTCGCTGACGATAAAAGGCAAATTTATCCGCGATTTGCGCCGCCAGAAGATTGGCCTGTTCTGTATGACCGGTTTTCTCACCCAGCAAGCGTAACTCCTGCGGCAAATCATCCAGCTGTTGCGATTTCAGTAATAACAGCGGGATCCCTAATGCTTTGACTTGCTGCTGCATCATTGTCTGGGTTGAACCCCAGACAATCACCAGATCCGGCTTTACCATCAGTAAGCTTTCGCTATTCAGGCTCTGGTAGTTAGCGACCTTAGGCAAGGTTTTGACGATGTCGGGATAGTCACTGGCCTGATCGGTGGCAACGACCTGCGAGCCGGCGCCGATAGCGTAGAGCATTTCCGTGATGTGCGGAGTCAGACTGAC is a window from the Tolumonas auensis DSM 9187 genome containing:
- a CDS encoding acetolactate synthase 3 large subunit, with amino-acid sequence MEMLSGAEMVVRALEDEGIEHIFGYPGGSVLDIYDALFENSKIEHILVRHEQAAVHMADGYARATGKVGAVLVTSGPGATNCITGIATAYMDSVPLVVLSGQVATSLIGNDAFQETDMIGISRPVVKHSFLCKEAADIPQAIKKAFYIASTGRPGPVVVDLPKDVQNPAIKVPYVYPESVSLRSYNPTKSGHKGQIKRAAKLLADARKPVMYIGGGAIAANASDQLMRIAELFSLPVTSTLMGLGAFPCSHHQFIGMLGMHGTFESNNAMHHSDLILAVGARFDDRVTNNIAKFCPDAKIIHIDIDPTSIAKIIPVDVPIVGAVDTVLEQMLDAINEMELDTDNDGLADWWEQIDGWRAQRCLSYKTETAVIKPQQVIEALYKVTDGNAIVASDVGQHQMFAALYYPFNRPRQWINSGGLGTMGFGFPAAIGAKLAYPDQVVCCVTGDGSIQMNIQELSTCLQYGIPVKIIALNNRSLGMVKQWQKMFYGGRQSHSYMDSLPDFVKLAESYGHVGIRVDHPDDLEGALEQCFALKDRLVFMDIAVDPDEHVYPMQIKFGAMNEMWLSKTERT
- the ilvN gene encoding acetolactate synthase small subunit; this encodes MRHIISVLLENEAGALSRVVGLFSQRAYNIESLTVAPTEDATLSRMTIVTSGEIQIIEQITKQLHKLVDVLKVCDITEGAHVEREVMLVKTRCAGGSRDEVMRMAEIYRGQIVDVTPELYTVQLVGSSDKLDAFLHTLAQVTDIVEVVRSGVCGIARGDRSLHA
- a CDS encoding trimeric intracellular cation channel family protein, whose product is MQPLFIDNLIYFIDLLGTVVFAFSGVLVAGRLKMDIIGVLVLAAVTSIGGGTIRDLLIGATPVFWIKDSHYLLTIALTAVAGMGIARVQHRFPWYLLPLLDAVGLALFVVIGAQKALSYGTSGIIAVIMGCITGVAGGVVRDILAGEIPMVLRKEVYVTACLLSGSIYVILLDVGLGHVASMFVSMLSLLCVRVPAIFLHLSLPTFHLGKDD
- a CDS encoding cobalamin-binding protein — encoded protein: MSIWRNCLLPWLALLLPVSALAAPQRIVSLTPHITEMLYAIGAGSQVVATDQASDYPDIVKTLPKVANYQSLNSESLLMVKPDLVIVWGSTQTMMQQQVKALGIPLLLLKSQQLDDLPQELRLLGEKTGHTEQANLLAAQIADKFAFYRQRSQQHPRIKAFYQLWYPPLTTVANGSYIQEIMTMCGAENPFADSKAPYPQLSEEAVLAADPQVIFATQHGSDLQHWLKWPQLAAVKQKHLYLLKADWLHRLSPRVLLGIEQMCGKIDAVVKNSEITSPVN